The proteins below come from a single Aspergillus oryzae RIB40 DNA, chromosome 5 genomic window:
- a CDS encoding oxidoreductase, short-chain dehydrogenase/reductase family (dehydrogenases with different specificities (related to short-chain alcohol dehydrogenases)), with protein MASAIGKEGTFQAPQEPQAQQKPGEATKLESSGTFVEYVGSGKLKDKKVLITGGDSGIGRSVAALMAREGADVTISYLPEEQEDAEETKKLVEAENRTCLLFPGDLSNRETCRQAVEEHMKKFKKLNVLVNNASKQYMCKDLAQIDLDQVEHVFQTNIIQMFALSKFALPHLSRGDSGTSGMVDYAATKGAIVGFTRSLAKQLMPKGIRVNAVAPGPVYTPIQVDTRAPEEMEDFGAGSSIGRPGQPSEVATSFVFLASSDASLYYGQILHCYPLGD; from the exons ATGGCGTCTGCAATTGGCAAGGAAGGGACTTTTCAAGCACCGCAGGAGCCACAGGCTCAACAGAAGCCAGG TGAAGCCACTAAGCTAGAGTCAAGTGGAACTTTCGTTGAGTACGTGGGTTCGGGTAAACtgaaggacaagaaagtcCTTATTACCGGTGGAGA CTCCGGAATTGGACGTTCAGTTGCTGCACTAATGGCGAGAGAAGGGGCGGATGTCACTATCTCGTATCTGCCTGAAGAGCAGGAAGACGCCGAGGAGACGAAGAAACTGGTCGAGGCCGAGAACAGAACATGCCTTCTGTTTCCAGGGGATTTGTCTAATCGAGAGACATGTCGTCAGGCTGTTGAGGAGCATATGAAAAA GTTCAAGAAACTGAATGTTCTTGTCAATAATGCTTCGAAGCAGTATATGTGCAAGGATCTGGCACAGATTGATCTTGACCAAGTTGAACATGTATTTCAAACCAACATTATCCAGATGTTCGCCCTGTCAAAATTCGCCTTACCGCATCTATCACGAGGAGATTC AGGCACAAGTGGTATGGTCGACTACGCAGCGACGAAAGGTGCTATTGTTGGATTTACAAGGTCACTGGCAAAGCAGCTGATGCCAAAGGGTATTCGGGTCAATGCTGTAGC GCCTGGCCCCGTCTATACGCCTATCCAGGTGGACACAAGAGCGCCAGAAGAAATGGAAGACTTTGGCGCTGGATCTTCTATTGGTCGCCCTGGCCAGCCAAGCGAAGTTGCAACCAGTTTCGTTTTCCTAGCGAGTTCGGACGCTTCTCTTTACT ATGGTCAGATATTGCACTGTTACCCCCTAGGTGACTAA
- a CDS encoding putative Ras GTPase activating protein (Ras GTPase-activating protein family - IQGAP) encodes MSSHSAPIRRTQTDFPTQTSSPLRHGSTASTNSSIYSISTDSLAPSRTSTVSSTGSMGSTPSFGHKRGKSEVNTMSADRFKADSRWSNAGTTYENVRRSLRPLSQAPNASPSAVKQVAYGHSRSRTIYNPQFWKENRPQTPERRNGYHGEIEPLKEIESHDVYAPPSPKSPQDFSPLAVSPQTRSPSKTQHSHSLSTPQPPPLTTTLSTPELETFQKSSTGHLRTLSKFAQSGETEEFALDSPSVVGLVGRRRLKRTDSVAGSGSANINRRKNASSWAAGNWMDKQRQFLQAYEYLCHIGEAKEWIEEVIHKQIPPIVQLEEALRDGVTLAEVVQAMYPNRMLRIFRHPKLQYRHSDNIALFFRFLDEVELPELFRFELIDLYEKKNIPKVIHCVHALSWLLFKKGLVDFRMGNLVGQLEFEHHELEKTQKGLDKAGVSMPSFSGMAANFGADPEPEPEPEPESEEDRIERELHENEASIADFQAQVKGAMLRLKLGNLMNNLWDFEPFLIDLQSRIRGDWARQIVQYCLDMRAFAINLQAICRGFIVRCRQNDDMESYQAQEPGILELQTLIRASKARAQVQYLQSQMRKEESGIKEIQAAIRGALQRKSVSALYYDTRDAEDHVRLLQAAIRGALQRKTVGALYDDIRDAEDQVRLLQSIIRGGLLRNKLSKQCEETKSAEDAIRDLQSLIRGFFTRRQMNAQYADMDSVQGNVELLQAAIRGSLARNSLSQMRDLLDQQAPSIIAIQSGARALAVRKQQTILAEALGKAEDRFITLQAMARGNAARERLDCLRKDLMEHVELLISLQSILRGRATRSFLASQQKALRDEEASILELQSMARGSLVRRRLEADAEALQAEELTIIDLQALARAAVLRIEVGGILEQLDDCDDEVSQLQAHIRAMLVRVEVGQSLADLAAEEDVITDLQSHIRGHIIRSKFEEKRRYYRENMEKVIKAQSFVRGRIQGQAYKSLTSGKNPPVGTVKGFVHLLNDSEFDFDEEIEFERMRKLVVQQVRQNELAEQYISQLDIKIALLVKNKITLDEVVKHQKHFGGHVGSLLPNREIASKDPFDLKALNKTSRRKLEQYQVLFFLLQTQSQYLAKLFRRLRELNTSEKEYERTRHLMMGLFGYSQKRREEYYLIKLLARSAREEIESFDSLHDYLRCNSFWTKLFASYIKSPRDRKFMRDVLGTVVKENIIDNPELDLESDPIQIYRSAINNEELRTGKRSRRPLDIPREDAIRDPETRATFIQHLQDLRDIADQFFTAFEELLYRMPFGLRYIAKEMYESLLSRFAGDDPGFILQTTGHWVWKNYFQPALIEPEKHGVVDRGLTQEQKRNLSEIAKVIAQVASGRLFGTENVYLQPLNSYIGDSIQRLGHIWGDMISVQDAEAYFDIDEFNDLYAKTKPTLYIKLSDIFSIHQLVASEIHYICPNPDDILKEVIRDLGNVKSNENELMSVNTSEISLTLNPKLAQVEDPEADVKALFMETKRCILYIIRVQSGANLMEIMVKPPTEEDEEKWMTLVRDELSANNTRRSAYSEAHTVVDIASMTYSELKRTALENILQLEQTGKIRRDNQYQDLLNAIAIDIRTKHRRRIQRERELESSRSTLARLNDQAAWLEQQFKTYNDYIEQAMVTLQNKKGKKRFLMPFTKQWDHQRELQKSGKVFKFGSYKYSARNLADKGVLVHWKGYTERQWDRVDLTISSNEVGVFTIDGSSGPMMVPGANAQVPLDDLLQAQFNNMQFLDFFEGQLRVNVNLFLHLIMRKFYNE; translated from the exons ATGTCAAGCCACTCAGCCCCCATCCGACGTACCCAGACGGATTTTCCCACCCAAACATCGAGTCCGCTTCGCCATGGCTCAACCGCATCCACAAATTCGTCTATATACTCTATATCGACCGATTCGCTAGCTCCCAGTCGCACAAGTACAGTGTCCTCCACGGGATCCATGGGCTCCACACCCAGCTTTGGCCATAAACGTGGAAAGAGTGAAGTGAACACCATGAGTGCCGACAGATTCAAGGCCGATAGCCGTTGGTCGAACGCCGGGACAACATACGAGAACGTCCGCCGCTCGCTACGACCGCTCTCCCAAGCACCAAACGCTTCTCCATCCGCAGTTAAGCAAGTCGCCTACGGCCATTCGAGAAGCAGAACGATATACAATCCCCAATTCTGGAAAGAGAACCGCCCCCAAACCCCTGAGCGCCGCAATGGTTATCATGGAGAAATTGAACCGCTGAAGGAGATTGAGTCGCATGATGTGTATGCACCTCCATCTCCCAAGTCGCCACAGGATTTCAGTCCTCTTGCTGTTTCGCCTCAAACAAGGTCTCCAAGCAAAACACAGCATTCTCATAGCTTATCCACACCACAGCCGCCTCCATTGACCACGACATTGTCTACGCCTGAGCTAGAGACCTTCCAAAAGTCGTCGACTGGGCATCTGCGCACATTATCCAAATTTGCACAGTCAGGCGAAACGGAGGAGTTTGCCTTAGACAGCCCTTCCGTAGTGGGCCTGGTGGGCCGACGGCGGCTGAAGCGTACTGATTCAGTGGCCGGCTCGGGCAGCGCGAATATTAATCGAAGGAAAAATGCATCATCATGGGCTGCCGGTAACTGGATGGATAAACAACGGCAATTCTTGCAGGCCTATGAATACCTATGTCATATAGGAGAAGCTAAAGAGTGGATTGAAGAAGTCATTCACAAGCAAATACCGCCGATTGTTCAACTGGAAGAAGCCCTGCGAGATGGCGTAACGCTTGCAGAAGTGGTTCAAGCAATGTATCCGAATCGCATGCTACGAATTTTCAGGCACCCCAAGTTGCAGTATCGGCATTCAGATAATATAGCACTATTCTTCCGATTCCTAGACGAAGTGGAACTACCGGAGCTGTTCAGATTTGAGCTGATTGATCTatacgaaaagaagaatatcccCAAAGTCATTCACTGCGTCCACGCACTATCCTGGCTGTTGTTCAAAAAGGGTCTTGTTGACTTCAGGATGGGCAACCTCGTTGGTCAGTTGGAGTTCGAGCATCATGAGCTTGAAAAGACGCAGAAAGGCCTTGACAAGGCAGGAGTCAGCATGCCTAGCTTTAGCGGCATGGCCGCGAATTTTGGGGCCGatccagaaccagaaccGGAGCCCGAGCCCGAGTCCGAGGAGGATCGAATTGAGCGAGAGCTGCATGAAAATGAAGCCTCGATTGCCGACTTCCAGGCTCAGGTCAAAGGCGCTATGCTGCGACTGAAGCTAGGAAATCTAATGAATAACCTGTGGGACTTCGAGCCTTTCCTTATCGATTTGCAGTCAAGGATTAGAGGAGATTGGGCCCGCCAAATCGTTCAATATTGCCTAGACATGCGTGCGTTTGCAATAAATCTTCAAGCAATCTGTCGAGGTTTCATTGTACGATGCCGCCAGAATGATGACATGGAAAGTTATCAGGCTCAGGAGCCCGGTATACTAGAGTTGCAGACACTTATAAGAGCCTCCAAGGCGAGGGCCCAAGTGcaatatcttcaaagccAAATGCGAAAGGAAGAATCAGGGATTAAAGAAATACAAGCTGCCATAAGAGGAGCCTTGCAACGCAAGTCTGTTAGCGCTCTCTACTACGACACTAGAGATGCGGAGGATCACGTTCGGTTATTACAGGCTGCCATCCGTGGTGCCTTGCAACGCAAGACTGTAGGCGCTCTTTATGACGATATCAGGGATGCGGAAGACCAAGTTCGGTTATTGCAGAGCATCATCCGAGGTGGCCTACTACGTAACAAGCTTTCAAAGCAATGCGAAGAGACAAAATCTGCTGAAGATGCCATCAGAGACCTCCAGTCCCTGATTCGAGGCTTTTTCACACGACGGCAGATGAATGCTCAATATGCGGATATGGACAGCGTTCAAGGAAATGTGGAATTGCTGCAGGCAGCCATTCGAGGCTCTCTGGCCCGAAATTCTTTATCTCAGATGAGAGACTTGCTTGACCAACAGGCCCCTTCAATTATAGCTATCCAATCAGGGGCGAGAGCCTTGGCAGTCAGAAAGCAGCAGACAATACTTGCAGAAGCTCTCGGAAAGGCCGAAGATCGATTTATCACGTTGCAGGCAATGGCTCGTGGCAATGCCGCAAGAGAAAGGCTTGATTGTCTGCGCAAGGACTTGATGGAGCATGTAGAGTTGCTTATTAGTCTCCAAAGTATACTCCGAGGGAGAGCTACCCGGTCCTTCTTAGCCTCTCAACAGAAGGCACTGAGGGATGAGGAAGCCTCAATCCTTGAATTGCAGTCGATGGCTAGGGGCTCTCTTGTGAGAAGGCGCCTTGAAGCTGATGCTGAAGCACTGCAGGCAGAGGAACTTACGATCATCGACCTGCAGGCCCTCGCCCGAGCTGCAGTTCTGAGGATTGAGGTTGGTGGCATACTAGAGCAACTCGATGACTGCGATGATGAAGTCAGTCAGCTACAGGCGCACATAAGAGCCATGCTTGTTCGAGTAGAAGTCGGACAATCATTGGCCGATCtcgctgccgaagaagatgtcaTTACAGATCTCCAGTCACATATACGAGGGCACATCATACGATCAAAATTTGAGGAGAAGCGTCGATACTACCGGGAGAACATGGAAAAGGTTATCAAGGCTCAAAGCTTTGTGCGAGGTAGGATTCAAGGCCAGGCATACAAAAGTCTCACAAGTGGGAAAAATCCACCCGTAGGAACAGTCAAAGGCTTTGTACATCTGCTGAACGATAGCGAATTCGATTTCGACGAAGAGATTGAATTCGAGCGGATGAGGAAGCTGGTAGTTCAGCAGGTTCGTCAGAATGAGTTGGCGGAACAATATATCAGCCAGCTTGACATCAAGATTGCTCTCTTGGTGAAAAACAAAATTACACTCGATGAGGTCGTCAAGCACCAGAAGCACTTCGGTGGTCATGTTGGAAGTCTGTTGCCAAACAGAGAAATCGCGTCAAAGGACCCCTTCGATTTGAAAGCCTTGAACAAAAcgtcgaggaggaagctTGAGCAGTATCAagtcttgttcttccttctccagacGCAGTCTCAGTACCTTGCCAAACTTTTCCGAAGGCTGCGTGAGCTCAATACATCAGAAAAGGAGTATGAAAGGACTCGACACTTGATGATGGGTCTCTTTGGGTATTCTCAAAAGAGGCGCGAGGAGTACTACCTAATTAAGTTGCTGGCTCGCTCTGCACGTGAGGAAATTGAGAGTTTTGACTCCCTCCACGATTATCTACGCTGCAATTCTTTCTGGACTAAGCTCTTCGCATCCTACATAAAGTCTCCACGTGATAGAAAGTTCATGCGCGATGTATTGGGTACTgttgtgaaagagaacattatTGACAACCCGGAATTGGACCTGGAAAGTGATCCTATACAGATCTATCGCTCGGCCATCAACAACGAAGAACTCCGTACTGGCAAACGGAGTCGTCGGCCCTTGGACATCCCGCGTGAAGATGCAATCAGGGACCCTGAGACAAGAGCAACTTTTATCCAACATTTGCAGGATCTGCGCGACATTGCCGATCAGTTCTTCACCGCGTTTGAGGAACTTCTATACCGTATGCCTTTTGGACTTCGGTATATCGCGAAGGAGATGTACGAAAGCCTCCTTTCCCGATTTGCTGGAGATGATCCGGGCTTCATCCTTCAGACGACTGGGCATTGGGTGTGGAAGAATTACTTTCAGCCGGCGCTTATTGAGCCCGAAAAGCATGGAGTTGTTGATCGTGGCCTGACGCAGGAGCAAAAGCGAAACCTCTCCGAGATCGCGAAAGTGATTGCTCAGGTGGCCTCAGGGAGACTTTTCGGCACCGAAAATGTTTATCTTCAGCCGTTGAATAGCTACATTGGTGACTCGATTCAACGCCTTGGCCACATTTGGGGCGACA TGATCTCCGTACAGGACGCTGAAGCttattttgatattgatgaattCAACGATCTCTATGCTAAAACGAAACCGACATTATACATCAAGTTATCCGATATCTTCTCTATTCATCAACTTGTGGCATCGGAAATACATTATATTTGCCCTAACCCCGATGACATTCTAAAGGAGGTTATCCGCGATCTCGGAAACGTCAAATCCAACGAAAATGAATTGATGAGTGTGAACACCTCAGAGATCAGCCTCACACTGAACCCTAAGCTTGCGCAGGTTGAAG ATCCGGAGGCTGATGTGAAGGCATTGTTTATGGAAACAAAACGATGCATCCTCTATATCATACGGGTTCAGTCAGGCGCTAACCTGATGGAGATTATGGTCAAGCCCCCgactgaggaggatgaagaaaagtggaTGACATTGGTCCGGGACGAGCTGAGTGCGAACAACACGAGAAGAAGCGCGTACTCTGAGGCACATACAGTGGTGGATATCGCGTCCATGACCTATTCGGAGCTGAAGCGGACTGCACTCGAAAACATCCTTCAGCTTGAACAAACTGGGAAGATCCGTCGAGACAATCAGTACCAGGATTTGTTAAATGCCATTGCCATCGATATCCGAACCAAACACCGCCGCAGAATTCAGCGAGAGAGAGAATTGGAAAGTTCCCGTTCAACACTGGCCCGCCTCAACGATCAAGCCGCCTGGTTAGAGCAACAGTTCAAGACATACAATGACTACATTGAGCAGGCAATGGTGACATtgcaaaacaaaaaggggaagaaacggtTCCTCATGCCATTTACGAAGCAATGGGATCATCAACGCGAGCTTCAGAAATCAGGAAAGGTGTTCAAGTTCGGCTCCTATAAGTATTCCGCTCGTAACCTGGCAGACAAGGGTGTCTTAGTTCACTGGAAGGGCTATACAGAACGTCAGTGGGACCGGGTCGACCTGACTATTTCTAGCAACGAAGTCGGTGTGTTCACTATTGATGGCAGCAGTGGCCCAATGATGGTCCCTGGAGCGAACGCACAGGTGCCATTGGATGACTTGCTGCAAGCTCAGTTCAACAACATGCAGTTCCTGGACTTCTTCGAAGGTCAATTACGAGTCAATGTCAACCTTTTCCTGCATTTGATCATGAGGAAATTTTATAACGAATGA
- a CDS encoding putative IMP dehydrogenase (IMP dehydrogenase/GMP reductase), whose translation MPISNGDALGRAMKAEIEDHTKALEVLEKDYTTRDGLDVDTLLDSDKHGALTYNDFLILPGYIGFPASDVTLDTPVTKRVSLKAPLLSSPMDTVTEHNMAIHMALLGGLGIIHHNCSPEDQAEMVRKVKRYENGFILDPVVLSPKATVGEAKELKSKWGFGGFPVTESGNLRSKLVGIVTSRDIQFHPNLEDPVTAIMSTDLVTAPAGTTLAEANEVLRSSKKGKLPIVDNDGNLVSLLSRSDLTKNLHYPLASKLPHSKQLICAAAIGTREEDKRRLQLLADAGLDIVVLDSSQGNSMYQIEMIKYIKKTHPEIDVIAGNVVTREQAAPLIAAGADGLRIGMGSGSACITQEVMAVGRPQAISVRSVSSFAARFGVPTIADGGVQNVGHIVKGLAMGASTVMMGGLLAGTTESPGEYFVSNEGQLVKAYRGMGSIAAMEDKKAGAGSKDSKASNAGTARYFSEKDRVLVAQGVSGSVLDRGSVTKFVPYLVAGVQHSLQDIGVQSLDALHEGVNNGTVRFEMRSASAMAEGNVHGLHSFDKKLYS comes from the exons atgcCTATCTCCAACGGTGATGCACTTGGCCGCGCCATGAAGGCTGAGATCGAGGACCACACCAAGGCCCTCGAAGTTCTGGAGAAGGATTATACCACCAGAGATGGTCTTGATGTTGACACCTTGCTCGATTCGGACAAGCACGGAGCATTGACTTACAATGACTTCCTGATCTTGCCTGGTTACATCG GCTTCCCTGCGTCAGATGTCACTTTGGACACCCCAGTCACCAAGCGTGTCTCCCTGAAGgcccctctcctctcctctcctaTGGATACCGTCACCGAACACAACATGGCGATCCACATGGCTCTTCTGGGTGGTCTTGGTATAATTCACCACAACTGCTCTCCCGAGGACCAGGcggagatggtgaggaaGGTGAAGCGTTATGAGAACGGCTTCATCTTGGACCCCGTTGTTCTTTCTCCTAAGGCTACTGTCGGAGAAGCCAAGGAGCTGAAGAGCAAGTGGGGATTTGGTGGCTTCCCTGTAACTG AAAGTGGAAACCTTCGGTCTAAACTCGTTGGAATCGTCACCTCCCGGGACATTCAGTTTCACCCCAACCTCGAGGACCCAGTCACTGCCATCATGTCCACTGACCTTGTCACCGCCCCTGCCGGTACCACTCTGGCCGAGGCCAACGAGGTCCTCCGTTCCtcgaagaagggaaagctGCCTATCGTGGACAATGATGGTAACCTGGTCTCTTTGCTGTCTCGCAGCGATTTGACGAAGAACCTTCACTACCCTCTTGCGTCTAAGCTTCCTCACTCCAAGCAACTGATCTGCGCTGCTGCTATCGGTACCCGTGAAGAAGATAAGCGCAGACTTCAACTGCTTGCTGATGCTGGCCTTGACATTGTTGTTCTGGATAGCAGCCAGGGCAACAGTATGTACCAGATCGAGATGATCAAGTACATCAAGAAGACTCACCCTGAGATTGATGTCATTGCTGGTAACGTTGTGACCCGGGAGCAAGCCGCTCCTCTGATTGCAGCTGGTGCCGATGGCCTGAGAATTGGCATGGGCAGCGGTAGTGCTTGTATCACTCAGGAAGTCATGGCCGTCGGTCGTCCTCAGGCTATCTCCGTCCGCAgcgtttcttctttcgctGCTCGCTTCGGTGTTCCCACCATCGCTGATGGAGGTGTTCAGAATGTCGGCCACATCGTCAAGGGTCTTGCCATGGGCGCCTCCACTGTCATGATGGGTGGTCTCCTTGCCGGTACCACTGAGTCTCCCGGCGAGTACTTCGTCAGCAACGAGGGCCAGCTTGTCAAGGCCTACCGTGGTATGGGCAGTATCGCTGCcatggaggacaagaaggctGGCGCCGGCTCTAAGGACAGCAAGGCTAGCAACGCCGGTACTGCTCGTTACTTCTCTGAGAAGGACCGTGTCCTTGTTGCTCAGGGTGTTTCGGGCTCTGTCCTTGACCGTGGCTCTGTCACCAAGTTCGTTCCTTACCTTGTTGCCGGTGTGCAGCACTCTCTGCAGGATATCGGCGTGCAGAGTCTCGACGCCCTCCATGAGGGTGTTAACAACGGTACCGTCCGCTTCGAGATGAGAAGCGCCAGTGCCATGGCCGAGGGTAACGTCCACGGTCTGCACAGCTTCGATAAGAAGCTTTACTCTTAA